The following proteins come from a genomic window of Malus sylvestris chromosome 4, drMalSylv7.2, whole genome shotgun sequence:
- the LOC126620254 gene encoding putative E3 ubiquitin-protein ligase XBAT31, whose amino-acid sequence MGQGLSCGEPRENGVFGAVENGDLGLVGAMVEADPSVLELSKGRRRLSALHVAAANGRIEVLSMLLDRSVINPDVVNRYKQTPLMLAAMNGNITCVQKLIQAGANILMFDSLNGRTCLHYAAYYGHSDCLQAILSAAHSTPVANSWGFARFVNIRDAGGATPLHLAARQRRPECVHVLLDNGALVCASTGGYGYPGSTPLHLAARGGSLDCVRELLAWGADRLHLDSSGRIPYTVALKHKHQACAAVLNPSSAEPLVWPSPLKFISELNPEAKALLEKALTEANMEREKAILKETVASLPSPLHSDTEADDNASEASDVDLCCICFDQLCTIEVVPCGHQMCAHCTLALCCHKKPDPSSTCPTVPVCPFCRTTITQLVVANIKASNDMEPEMSPAKPRRSRKSNVSEGSSSFKGLSPMSSFGRMGNRSSGKVAAECNEEIHKP is encoded by the exons ATGGGTCAGGGCCTGAGCTGCGGAGAGCCTCGTGAGAATGGAGTCTTTGGAGCTGTGGAGAACGGGGACTTGGGGCTTGTCGGAGCCATGGTGGAAGCTGACCCAAGTGTTTTGGAGCTGAGCAAAGGCCGCCGCCGGCTGTCTGCTCTGCATGTCGCCGCCGCAAATGGCCGGATTGAG GTTCTGTCTATGTTGTTGGATCGGTCTGTTATCAATCCGGATGTGGTGAATCGATACAAACAG ACTCCGTTAATGTTGGCTGCGATGAATGGGAATATCACCTGTGTCCAAAAGCTTATCCAAGCAGGAGCAAAT ATATTGATGTTTGATTCCCTGAATGGAAGAACCTGCCTGCATTACGCTGCATACTATGGCCATTCAGACTGCCTTCAAGCCATTCTTTCCGCTGCTCATTCCACCCCTGTTGCAAATTCTTG GGGATTTGCGAGATTTGTGAACATAAGAGATGCAGGTGGTGCAACCCCATTGCATTTAGCAGCCCGCCAAAGACGGCCAGAGTGCGTTCATGTTCTTTTAGACAATGGGGCTCTTGTTTGTGCTTCAACTGGTGGATATGg CTACCCTGGAAGCACACCACTTCATTTAGCTGCTCGTGGTGGATCTTTAGATTGTGTCCGAGAGTTGCTTGCTTGGGGAGCGGATCGGCTTCACTTAGACTCTTCTGg GAGAATACCATATACAGTTGCTCTGAAGCACAAGCATCAAGCATGCGCTGCTGTACTGAACCCTTCATCAGCAGAGCCTCTCGTCTGGCCATCACCTTTGAAGTTCATCAGTGAGCTCAATCCAGAGGCTAAAGCTTTGTTAGAAAAGGCATTAACGGAAGCAAACATGGAGAGGGAGAAAGCAATCTTGAAGGAGACAGTAGCCTCACTCCCATCTCCTCTGCATTCAGATACAGAGGCTGATGATAATGCCTCTGAG GCTAGTGATGTGGACCTGTGCTGCATATGCTTTGACCAGTTATGCACAATTGAGGTCGTACCATGTGGTCATCAAATGTGTGCGCATTGCACCCTAGCCCTATGCTGCCACAAGAAGCCTGATCCCTCATCTACTTGTCCTACAGTCCCAGTTTGCCCCTTTTGCAGAACCACCATTACCCAACTAGTTGTTGCCAACATTAAGGCCAGCAATGACATGGAGCCGGAAATGAGTCCTGCAAAGCCAAGGAGATCGAGAAAGTCTAATGTCAGCGAAGGTAGCAGTAGCTTCAAGGGGTTGTCGCCTATGAGCTCATTTGGAAGGATGGGCAATCGCAGTTCAGGAAAGGTAGCTGCTGAATGCAATGAGGAGATCCATAAGCCTTGA